The Variovorax sp. PMC12 genome segment AGCGTGCAAAGGTGCGCGGACAGCGCGGGTTGTAGGCGCAGCCCGTCGGAATGGCGTTGAGCCGCGGCATGGCGCCGTCGATCTGGTTGAGCCGCTCGCGGTCGCTCGCCATGTCGGGAATCGATGCCATCAGGCCCGAGGTGTAGGGGTGCGCGGGCTGGTGGATCACCTCGTGCACCGGGCCGATCTCGGCGATGCGCCCGGCATACATCACGGCCACGCGGTCGCAGGTCTCGGCGATCACGCCCATGTCGTGGGTGATGAGCATCACCGCCGCGCCGCGCTCCTTGCAGATGCGCTTGAGCAGCTGAATGATCTGCGCCTGGATCGACACGTCCAGCGCGGTGGTCGGCTCGTCGGCCACGATGAGCTTGGGCTCGGCCGCCAGCGCCAGCGCGATCACCACGCGTTGCCGCATGCCGCCGGAAAACTGGTGCGGAAAGTGGTCGATGCGCTGCTCGGCGGCGGGAATGCCGGTGTCCTGCAGCAGGCCGATGGCACGCTTGCGGGCTTCGGCGTCGGTCACCGGCAGGTGCGCGCGGATGGTCTCGACCAGCTGCCGGCCCACGGTGTAGAGCGGGTTCAGCGAAGTCAGCGGGTCCTGGAAGATCGCGCCGATCTTGCGCCCGCGGATGGGCCGCATCGCATCGAAGCCGAGGTTGTCGATGCGCTGGCCATCGAGGCGGATTTCACCGCCCGCCACGCGGCCCGGCGCTTCGAGCAGGCCGATGATGGCCGCGCCCGTGAGCGACTTGCCGGCGCCCGACTCGCCCACCACGCCGAGGATTTCCCCGGGCGCGATGTCGAAGGAAATCCGGTCGAGCGCGCGCAGCGTGCCTCGGCGGTGCGGAAACTCGACGACGAGGTCTTTGACCTGGAGCAGCGTCATGGTGGCGTTCTCCTTCTTGTCTTCAGCGCAGGCGTGGGTTCAGCGCGTCGCGCAGCCAGTCGCCGAGCAGGTTCACGCTGAGCGCGATGAGCACCAGCATCAGGCCCGGAAACACCGTGATCCACCATTCGCCCGAGAACAGGTACTGGTTGCCGATGCTGATGAGCGTGCCCAGCGACGGCGAAGTCGGCGGCACGCCGACGCCCAGGAACGACAGCGTGGCCT includes the following:
- a CDS encoding ABC transporter ATP-binding protein; amino-acid sequence: MTLLQVKDLVVEFPHRRGTLRALDRISFDIAPGEILGVVGESGAGKSLTGAAIIGLLEAPGRVAGGEIRLDGQRIDNLGFDAMRPIRGRKIGAIFQDPLTSLNPLYTVGRQLVETIRAHLPVTDAEARKRAIGLLQDTGIPAAEQRIDHFPHQFSGGMRQRVVIALALAAEPKLIVADEPTTALDVSIQAQIIQLLKRICKERGAAVMLITHDMGVIAETCDRVAVMYAGRIAEIGPVHEVIHQPAHPYTSGLMASIPDMASDRERLNQIDGAMPRLNAIPTGCAYNPRCPRTFARCLTDRPELMHAGATRAACWLHDATDPHTGQAELAARHHDALAAGERATPEAAEPLSEVTR